A window of the Gossypium hirsutum isolate 1008001.06 chromosome A03, Gossypium_hirsutum_v2.1, whole genome shotgun sequence genome harbors these coding sequences:
- the LOC107886047 gene encoding cytochrome P450 86A1, with protein sequence METLPFVFSLAAAIFAYALWFHIIARRLTGPRVWPLVGSLPSLFENRRRIHDWMASNLRATGGLATYQTCTIALPFLAWKQGLYTVTCHPKNIEHILKTRFDNYPKGPNWQAAFHDLLGQGIFNSDGETWLIQRKTAALEFTTRTLRQAMARWVNRTIKDRLWHILDRASIEKKSVDLQDLLLRLTFDNICGLTFGKDPETLSPELPENSFAVAFDTATEATLYRFLYPGLLWRLEKILGIGVEKRLKRSLQIVENYMNDAVEARKEAPSDDLLSRFMKKRDAEGNLFTTDVLQHIALNFVLAGRDTSSVALSWFFWLVMNHPEVEQKIIDEISTVLQESRGEDRKKWLREPLEFDEADKLIYLKAALAETLRLYPSVPEDFKYVVEDDVLPDGTFVPAGSTVTYSIYSVGRMKTIWGEDCMEFRPERWISPEGDKFNTPKDSYKFVAFNAGPRTCLGKDLAYLQMKSVASAVLLRYRLSLVPGHRVEQKMSLTLFMKQGLRVYLQPRKFP encoded by the coding sequence ATGGAAACCCTTCCATTTGTCTTCAGCTTAGCTGCTGCAATATTTGCTTATGCACTTTGGTTCCATATCATAGCCAGGAGGTTAACCGGTCCGAGAGTGTGGCCTCTAGTCGGTAGCCTACCGTCTCTTTTCGAGAACCGGAGGCGGATCCATGATTGGATGGCTAGTAACCTTCGAGCAACTGGTGGCTTAGCCACGTATCAAACATGTACTATTGCTCTTCCTTTCTTGGCTTGGAAGCAAGGGCTCTATACTGTCACTTGTCACCCTAAAAACATTGAGCATATCCTCAAGACTAGGTTCGATAACTACCCAAAAGGGCCCAATTGGCAAGCTGCATTTCATGATCTTTTGGGGCAAGGGATCTTCAATAGTGATGGAGAGACATGGCTCATACAAAGGAAAACAGCAGCTCTTGAGTTCACAACCCGGACGCTCAGGCAAGCCATGGCTCGTTGGGTGAACCGGACCATCAAGGATCGGTTATGGCATATTTTGGATAGAGCATCCATTGAGAAGAAATCAGTGGACTTGCAGGACTTGTTGCTTCGGTTAACGTTTGACAATATTTGTGGCCTTACCTTTGGTAAGGACCCCGAAACACTCTCTCCTGAGTTACCTGAGAACTCATTTGCTGTTGCTTTCGATACAGCCACAGAAGCAACTCTCTATAGGTTTTTATACCCTGGTCTTCTATGGAGATTGGAGAAGATTTTGGGGATTGGAGTGGAGAAAAGATTGAAGCGTAGCCTCCAAATTGTCGAGAACTACATGAACGATGCTGTTGAAGCAAGAAAGGAAGCTCCATCAGATGATCTACTGTCCCGTTTCATGAAGAAGAGAGATGCTGAGGGCAACCTCTTTACAACTGATGTTCTCCAACACATTGCTCTAAACTTCGTCCTGGCCGGTAGGGACACCTCTTCCGTGGCCCTCAGCTGGTTCTTCTGGCTCGTCATGAACCATCCGGAGGTTGAGCAAAAGATCATCGACGAAATATCAACAGTTCTCCAGGAGTCACGTGGTGAAGATCGCAAGAAATGGCTTAGAGAGCCTCTGGAGTTCGATGAAGCAGACAAATTGATATATCTGAAAGCAGCACTAGCTGAAACACTGCGTTTATACCCCTCAGTTCCAGAGGACTTCAAGTATGTTGTTGAAGATGATGTCTTACCGGATGGCACGTTTGTGCCTGCCGGCTCGACTGTGACATATTCAATATATTCAGTTGGAAGAATGAAGACTATATGGGGAGAAGATTGCATGGAGTTCAGGCCTGAAAGGTGGATATCACCAGAAGGTGACAAATTCAATACACCAAAGGATAGTTACAAATTTGTAGCATTCAACGCAGGACCACGGACTTGCTTGGGGAAAGACTTGGCTTACCTACAAATGAAGTCAGTGGCCTCCGCGGTTCTACTCCGTTACCGGCTTTCACTGGTACCCGGACACAGGGTAGAGCAGAAGATGTCTCTCACTCTGTTCATGAAGCAAGGCCTTCGTGTTTACTTGCAGCCGCGAAAATTTCCATAG